In Gemmatimonadaceae bacterium, the following are encoded in one genomic region:
- a CDS encoding M20/M25/M40 family metallo-hydrolase: MRLRFLATAGLLLASRLSAQSPAQYPTSWDPKLMERPDIKAAMSLLEKNFPKQVEEWVTLTEMPSKSGLETKRGAYVKAVFEKEGLKPTIDSIGNVIAVRKGTGGGPTIAIMAHIDVVFPNETNKKVRRSGDTLFAPGVGDNTASVGNMLATLRTMNATKFTSKGDIIFIATTQEELGLKGAEYWLAHNKAPDLLIVPDGSYGSVAYGALGIYWTRYVFTSPGAHTLASRGRPTPVKAVAEAIDRLYKLQFPALPDGAVMNIGQIHGGNIFNAVPQELYFTVDLRSSDPVLLDSLDRTITRITKEVADNQKVGLRIEIEQKNQAGGTAKMLEGARAHPLVQTAVDINRALGMTAGMPGAQEAVATGATDANPGVVRKIPAIAIGGSKANGAHQLSEYALASSALPSTKLLYLLTATFADGVKVVGNSKVVP, encoded by the coding sequence ATGCGCCTGCGCTTCCTTGCCACGGCCGGCCTCCTGCTCGCCAGCCGCCTGTCGGCCCAATCACCCGCCCAGTACCCGACCTCCTGGGACCCCAAGCTCATGGAGCGCCCCGACATCAAGGCGGCCATGAGCCTGCTCGAGAAGAACTTCCCGAAGCAGGTCGAGGAGTGGGTGACGCTCACCGAGATGCCCTCCAAGTCGGGGCTCGAGACCAAGCGTGGCGCCTACGTGAAGGCCGTGTTCGAGAAGGAAGGGCTCAAGCCCACCATCGACTCGATCGGCAACGTGATCGCCGTGCGCAAAGGCACCGGCGGCGGGCCCACGATCGCGATCATGGCCCACATCGACGTGGTCTTCCCGAACGAGACCAACAAGAAGGTCCGTCGCAGCGGCGACACGCTTTTCGCTCCCGGCGTGGGTGACAACACCGCCAGCGTTGGCAACATGCTCGCCACGCTGCGCACCATGAACGCCACCAAGTTCACCAGCAAGGGTGACATCATCTTCATCGCCACGACGCAGGAAGAGCTCGGGCTCAAGGGCGCCGAGTACTGGCTCGCGCACAACAAGGCGCCCGACCTGCTCATTGTGCCCGATGGCTCGTACGGCAGCGTGGCCTACGGCGCGCTCGGCATCTACTGGACGCGGTATGTGTTCACGAGCCCCGGCGCGCATACACTGGCGTCGCGTGGTCGCCCCACGCCGGTCAAGGCTGTGGCCGAGGCGATCGATCGCCTGTACAAGCTGCAGTTCCCCGCCCTGCCCGACGGCGCCGTGATGAACATCGGTCAGATCCATGGCGGCAACATCTTCAACGCCGTGCCGCAGGAGCTCTACTTCACCGTGGACCTCCGCAGCTCCGATCCGGTGCTCCTCGACTCGCTCGACCGCACGATCACCCGCATCACCAAGGAAGTCGCCGACAATCAGAAGGTCGGCCTCCGCATCGAGATCGAGCAGAAGAATCAGGCCGGCGGCACCGCCAAGATGCTCGAGGGCGCGCGCGCGCATCCGCTCGTGCAGACGGCCGTGGACATCAACCGCGCCCTGGGGATGACGGCGGGCATGCCCGGCGCCCAGGAAGCCGTCGCCACCGGTGCCACCGACGCGAACCCCGGCGTCGTACGCAAGATCCCCGCGATCGCGATCGGCGGCTCGAAGGCCAACGGCGCGCACCAGCTGTCGGAGTACGCGCTGGCGTCGAGTGCACTGCCGTCGACGAAACTCCTGTATCTGCTGACGGCGACGTTTGCGGATGGGGTGAAGGTGGTCGGCAACTCGAAGGTCGTGCCGTAG